A single window of Anopheles moucheti chromosome 2, idAnoMoucSN_F20_07, whole genome shotgun sequence DNA harbors:
- the LOC128298780 gene encoding uncharacterized protein LOC128298780 yields the protein MVKPAARIVIKFLELLGCVACVITKIITDHESRRVFVRNQKLSREWSLIHNITWSSGGNAFTNIVYGGYTIVIALMLITRCVDAKSRPTLFEKIVLSLGTLLFFAAGGLVFASIDQVHPDLHDNAIILGCLSFAVAILFVIDLADPLARMTAHMTQTETSTLTATDAPDRANLKKDVSTDTEPTVFVVSKADHQNGHLHHQPLHPHQEHAHHEYPDSPLNRSDESIVERKVYPSAQVPVFAHVRAPEESRRIAGKEIKYLPRQDYRDRRNYRDAGPASYATNRPATNQPNGHQTRQQHMSVPSSSYHDNDSFVEDIQAPSRRSTYVPADKFDQEAMQMSSAPNHHRTRPPPPAKPLNVIRTHFGSNHSSPTESQHSAECRCSQRSTSTRRMEEPGRDEFDSPPIRPGFVANAAKKWDDRARSKSQPIVGLNTMV from the exons ATGGTGAAACCGGCGGCAAGAATAGTGATAAAGTTTCTAGAATTA TTAGGTTGTGTGGCGTGTGTGATTACGAAGATTATCACCGACCATGAGTCACGGCGCGTGTTTGTGCGAAACCAGAAGCTATCGCG AGAATGGAGCTTGATACACAACATAAcctggagcagcggaggaaaTGCATTTACAAACATCGTCTACGGGGGATACACGATAGTCATCGCACTAATGCTAATTACAAG ATGCGTCGATGCCAAATCACGTCCGACCTTGTTTGAGAAGATTGTACTATCGCTGGGGACACTATTGTTTTTTGCGGCAG GTGGTCTGGTGTTTGCGTCAATAGATCAGGTACATCCCGATCTCCATGATAATGCCATCATACTCGGATGCTTGTCGTTCGCCGTGGCGATCCTGTTCGTGATCGATCTGGCCGATCCGTTGGCGCGCATGACCGCCCACATGACGCAAACCGAAACATCCACCCTGACCGCAACCGATGCGCCCGATAGGGCAAACTTGAAGAAAGATGTCTCCACCGATACGGAGCCGACGGTATTTGTCGTTTCCAAGGCAGATCATCAAAACGGTCACCTACATCATCAGCCGTTGCATCCACACCAGGAACACGCGCACCATGAATACCCGGACTCACCACTCAACCGGAGCGATGAATCGATCGTAGAGCGGAAGGTGTACCCTTCGGCGCAGGTTCCAGTGTTTGCGCACGTACGCGCACCGGAGGAAAGCCGTAGAATTGCGGGGAAAGAGATTAAATACCTGCCGCGGCAAGATTACCGCGATAGACGCAACTATCGTGATGCTGGCCCTGCGAGCTATGCGACAAATCGCCCCGCGACGAACCAACCGAATGGCCATCAGACACGGCAGCAGCACATGAGCGTACCATCCAGCAGCTACCATGACAATGATTCGTTCGTCGAAGATATTCAGGCACCGTCGCGCAGGAGCACCTACGTACCGGCCGACAAGTTTGACCAGGAAGCGATGCAGATGAGCAGCGCACCGAACCACCATCGCACGAGACCACCGCCACCGGCCAAGCCTTTAAACGTCATTCGGACGCACTTTGGATCGAACCACAGCTCACCGACCGAGTCGCAACACAGTGCCGAATGCAGGTGTTCGCAGCGCAGTACCAGCACGCGACGGATGGAAGAACCGGGCCGGGATGAGTTTGACTCGCCGCCCATACGGCCCGGGTTTGTGGCCAATGCGGCAAAGAAGTGGGACGATCGGGCACGCAGCAAAAGCCAACCGATCGTTGGGCTGAATACGATGGTGTAG
- the LOC128300108 gene encoding uncharacterized protein LOC128300108, producing the protein MASLLKIVRSIRFCRKFHCKIEDTYPLDASIRNKPKVSKPADYEMMPGMSPKVFRETEYDHQLGPIPVTGNEAKNYTYKNPEYFSYHNYSFYDIGRAVGCAYRVQPSALPKRTKRFRLPWQQEEDILYDAAIPATSSCSHCEIEAKSEQNMEQNVERNSKS; encoded by the exons ATGGCTTCACTGTTGAAAATTGTTCGCTCCATACGTTTTTGTCGTAAATTCCACTGTAAAATTGAG GATACCTACCCACTGGATGCGTCCATCCGCAACAAACCCAAAGTAAGCAAACCGGCCGACTACGAAATGATGCCCGGAATGTCGCCGAAGGTGTTCCGTGAGACGGAGTACGATCAT CAACTCGGACCAATACCGGTAACGGGGAACGAAGCGAAGAACTATACGTACAAGAATCCGGAATATTTCTCCTACCACAACTATTCGTTTTACGATATTGGCCGCGCGGTAGGGTGTGCCTATCGGGTGCAACCGAGCGCACTGCCGAAACGCACCAAGCGGTTCCGTCTGCCGTGGCAGCAGGAGGAAGACATTCTGTACGATGCCGCAATTCCAGCGACGTCATCTTGCTCGCACTGTGAGATTGAGGCAAAATCGGAACAAAACATGGAGCAAAATGTGGAACGAAATTCAAAAAGTTAA
- the LOC128298782 gene encoding keratin-associated protein 5-9-like isoform X2: MCDPCCGPCDPCYSSCYPCSPKPCKSRELRGGILISNCECLKRNGLQHDCPRTECQAKPCCLTKPEASCCPSQWARRYRFVTMGKKSNPVRPSPKCCLPTGGGGCNPCPIDPTCCVPCSGPCGPCDPCGPCGPCGPCGPCGPCDPCGPCGPCAPCGPCAPCGPCGPCGPCGPCGPCGPCGPCDPCCPPVCDPSYPPVCDPSCSVPYCDPCSDACVPCGPC; this comes from the exons ATGTGCGATCCGTGCTGTGGTCCATGCGATCCCTGCTACTCCTCCTGCTATCCTTGC TCACCTAAACCATGCAAGAGTCGCGAACTGCGTGGTGGCATCCTGATCTCAAACTGCGAGTGTCTCAAGCGCAACGGCCTGCAGCACGATTGTCCGCGTACTGAATGTCAG GCAAAACCATGCTGTCTCACCAAACCGGAAGCATCCTGCTGTCCGTCGCAATGGGCCCGACGTTATCGGTTTGTGACGATGGGTAAGAAGAGTAATCCGGTACGTCCTTCGCCGAAATGCTGCCTTCCAACGGGTGGTGGCGGTTGCAATCCCTGCCCAATCGATCCTACCTGTTGTGTCCCATGCTCTGGACCATGCGGACCCTGTGATCCCTGCGGACCCTGCGGACCATGCGGACCTTGCGGACCATGCGGACCCTGTGATCCATGTGGACCTTGCGGACCTTGTGCTCCTTGCGGACCTTGTGCTCCTTGCGGACCCTGTGGACCCTGTGGACCCTGTGGACCCTGTGGACCCTGCGGACCCTGTGGACCCTGTGATCCATGCTGTCCTCCGGTTTGCGATCCTAGTTATCCACCAGTGTGTGATCCTTCCTGCAGCGTCCCGTACT GTGACCCTTGCAGTGACGCCTGCGTGCCCTGTGGACCGTGCTAG
- the LOC128298782 gene encoding outer dense fiber protein 1-like isoform X1, whose protein sequence is MCDPCCGPCDPCYSSCYPCSPKPCKSRELRGGILISNCECLKRNGLQHDCPRTECQAKPCCLTKPEASCCPSQWARRYRFVTMGKKSNPVRPSPKCCLPTGGGGCNPCPIDPTCCVPCSGPCGPCDPCGPCGPCGPCGPCGPCDPCGPCGPCAPCGPCAPCGPCGPCGPCGPCGPCGPCGPCDPCCPPVCDPSYPPVCDPSCSVPYYPLKRIRSAVRQPTPRPKMAKTNWYCPPWRKICNAPAPCRYSAPCKAHCYNVERYCYRCR, encoded by the exons ATGTGCGATCCGTGCTGTGGTCCATGCGATCCCTGCTACTCCTCCTGCTATCCTTGC TCACCTAAACCATGCAAGAGTCGCGAACTGCGTGGTGGCATCCTGATCTCAAACTGCGAGTGTCTCAAGCGCAACGGCCTGCAGCACGATTGTCCGCGTACTGAATGTCAG GCAAAACCATGCTGTCTCACCAAACCGGAAGCATCCTGCTGTCCGTCGCAATGGGCCCGACGTTATCGGTTTGTGACGATGGGTAAGAAGAGTAATCCGGTACGTCCTTCGCCGAAATGCTGCCTTCCAACGGGTGGTGGCGGTTGCAATCCCTGCCCAATCGATCCTACCTGTTGTGTCCCATGCTCTGGACCATGCGGACCCTGTGATCCCTGCGGACCCTGCGGACCATGCGGACCTTGCGGACCATGCGGACCCTGTGATCCATGTGGACCTTGCGGACCTTGTGCTCCTTGCGGACCTTGTGCTCCTTGCGGACCCTGTGGACCCTGTGGACCCTGTGGACCCTGTGGACCCTGCGGACCCTGTGGACCCTGTGATCCATGCTGTCCTCCGGTTTGCGATCCTAGTTATCCACCAGTGTGTGATCCTTCCTGCAGCGTCCCGTACT ATCCGTTGAAGCGTATCCGGTCGGCGGTACGACAACCAACACCCAGACCAAAGATGGCCAAAACCAATTGGTACTGCCCGCCATGGCGTAAGATCTGTAATGCACCGGCACCCTGCCGTTACTCGGCACCTTGCAAAGCTCACTGCTATAATGTGGAGCGTTACTGTTACCGATGTAGATGA
- the LOC128300124 gene encoding protein MAK16 homolog, translating into MQQDEVTSSVLSEQSCSFQVKISTQNSCRNKYTHYGTERRTESCPIASSSYAAVREESGAIFLYIVTVDRNPFPVKHCKKVKLSRNYDRALYQLKHHLLYWERRVQKKCKRRLRKITQNLIRMRRSKVERRKRLKMGRHNNADNYPRTSFERVFAEDSGTESGVDDCLNTDNYESNMSYSIAKCESKNNECLSAGSTKKSDTSDRGLKRKLEFEDETEFERALFVEELKRNINTNEIEQEQEISEESYDTDSESDSDEPTSIEVEFESDDYSDDITEFLSNMSIDMT; encoded by the coding sequence ATGCAGCAAGACGAAGTTACCTCATCCGTTCTCAGTGAGCAGTCCTGCAGCTTCCAAGTGAAGATAAGTACGCAAAACTCGTGTCGCAATAAGTACACCCACTACGGAACAGAACGGCGGACAGAATCCTGTCCGATCGCATCCAGTTCTTACGCGGCCGTGCGGGAAGAAAGTGGTGCCATATTCCTGTACATCGTGACAGTCGATCGTAATCCATTTCCGGTTAAGCATTGCAAGAAGGTGAAGCTTTCGCGCAACTACGATAGGGCTCTTTACCAGCTTAAGCACCATCTGCTGTACTGGGAACGCAGGGTACAAAAGAAATGCAAGCGTCGGTTGAGGAAGATAACGCAGAACTTGATCCGCATGCGTCGGTCAAAGGTCGAGCGGCGGAAGCGGTTGAAGATGGGCAGGCACAATAATGCTGACAACTATCCACGAACTTCATTCGAACGCGTGTTTGCTGAAGACTCTGGAACTGAATCGGGAGTAGATGACTGTTTGAACACCGACAATTACGAATCGAACATGTCCTATAGCATTGCGAAATGCGAATCGAAAAATAATGAATGTCTTTCCGCCGGTTCTACTAAGAAGAGTGATACTTCCGACAGAGGTCTCAAACGTAAGCTCGAGTTTGAGGATGAAACTGAATTCGAACGAGCTTTGTTTGTGGAAGAGTTAAAAAGGAACATCAATACGAATGAAATAGAGCAAGAACAGGAAATATCTGAGGAGAGCTACGATACAGACAGTGAAAGTGATTCGGATGAGCCGACAAGTATTGAGGTAGAATTTGAATCAGATGACTACTCGGATGACATCACAGAATTTTTATCGAACATGTCTATTGACATGACATAA